From the genome of Bombus huntii isolate Logan2020A chromosome 14, iyBomHunt1.1, whole genome shotgun sequence, one region includes:
- the LOC126872933 gene encoding myosin-IIIb-like isoform X1 has translation MGDIIEMTGGGTNMAYHGLSQHVNFDVIPDPGDRFVLEELIGEGTYGEVYSAYCNESGNKVAIKILENVADNIEEIEEEYLVLRDLSHHPNIPLFRGLFLKRAKPAQEEDQLWFVMELCTGGSVTDLVQGLKRKGRRLTDDQIGYILAETVEALIYLHSNHCMHRDVKGHNILLTEDAHVKLVDFGVSSHLVATLARKNTSVGTPYWMAPEVIACEQQLDSSYDSRCDVWSVGITAIELAEGDPPLSELHPMRALFQIPRNPPPSLKNPDIHSPELVDFITECLVKDLEHRPFASELKEHPLLMNIESKAEKIRNEIQEEIRRQRAEGKVHRQPEVTTKHGKLKTDRKARPEKMYMDDLAALDMLSEDAIVDQLQHRYEQTQIYTYIGDILVAVNPFTNLGLYTGIEQKRYKGQARSDNPPHIFAVADAAYQALLHQRQNQAIVISGESGAGKTESANLLLKQLVYLSKAPNRNLEERILQINPIMEAFGNATTGINANSSRFGKYLDLTMTKGGKVTGARIYVYLLEQSRVVAQAEGERNFHIFYYMYDGLEADNRLSEFYLDSNLRKHHRYLTDQSQTSQTHIDKFQQLKVGFKLLGFQDSEVDIVYRILAAILHLGDIEFGEVASEDNTDNKSRVIDTTPLHRVSQLLGVEENDLLEALTSNSVMTRGETITRNNTVAEACAARDAMAKGLYGRLFDWMVNQINCLLCFNRSPNYEPLAIGLLDIFGFENFPRNSFEQLCINIANEQIQYYFNQHIFTWEQQEYMAEGIPVDLVEFSDNRPVLDMLLSKPMGLLALLDEESRFPRATNKSLIEKFHNNIKSKFYVRPKSDAVCFAVHHFAGRVVYQADGFLEKNRNFLPPEVIQLIRQSQYDMVRFLFQCPITKTGNLYSAVHETDSKKLSQSNQNTKERYSSRGLASQSRAQQTVATYFRYSLMDLLQKMVSGSPQFVRCIKPNDSKSPRFFDKEKVVKQLRYTGVLETIRIRQNGFSHRISFNEFLKRYCFLAFGYDERVVANRDNCRLFLIRLKMDGWALGRTKVFLKYYHVEFLSKMYEEQLKKIIMVQSCVRRWLARIRFKKQKWQFAVSVVTLQRHIRGWLSRKHFLEEMRKKQEEEEATVLQKMQEEQKEKVEIEKQTEEDEEDGTTKEELKEDDAAAIIQSHFRGYTIRKRFGPELEEHFKKILNNYDDKFEAHKALLREGLKNEEAAFIVQRWYKKEKVKKRKPPTKDPVHHKLRQADLIQFSQNVHMKNQEVHKNLRHNKPGVRLNEIEEPPPDYVRPEGFNMVQPIIQYRSGNQVDGEETIKYYRDLKDEMSSGSDFEEEEVGWDLPLIQLENDLHPLTRSRIGQILEVNTERRERLEAQGDFAIASEQQLSDIWHKALRNPSEDQQQENSGRVGTRTNHTASKDLRFPERYSRCKQPTVDSSNINHSNGLRFKYIDRYNGVNDRQQSISGQQQRIVNGHHAANAHQNLFKGGHNFTNGRSAFVNGHVPLNNYHGPASGHETTINSHSNSVNEHSSANNLVKVNGHPLCSNGYRNIISGCENGLFINKMVVGDDLIKPSKLNNGLKNNINGHVKEIQPTKKNDNLRKHRSPGVDSKKGIDRLVNCQNAINGRLAARKDLGKDTFGIPADLRQILKPTIVVQKQREIFKVDYDPEDINGPYNFRQLLRPAEYLPTESLRKRKGGSLACNGVSVSKDKVTEKHVKRRAPLAPNQNKLVNAKK, from the exons ATGGGTGATATAATTG AAATGACCGGTGGTGGGACCAATATGGCGTACCACGGTCTGAGTCAGCACGTAAATTTTGACGTGATACCAGATCCTGGAGATCGCTTCGTCTTGGAAGAATTAATCGGAGAAGGAACCTATGGAGAGGTTTACAGTGCGTATTGCAACGAATCTGGCAATAAAgttgcaattaaaattttggAGAACGTCGCCGACAATATCGAGGAAATCGAAGAAGAGTATCTGGTGCTGAGAGACTTAAGCCACCATCCTAATATTCCTCTCTTTCGTGGTTTGTTCTTGAAAAGAGCTAAACCTGCTCAAGAAGAGGATCAATTATGGTTTGTCATGGAG TTGTGCACCGGAGGGTCAGTGACCGATCTCGTTCAAGGCctgaaaagaaaaggaaggcGCCTAACGGACGACCAAATAGGTTATATCCTCGCAGAAACGGTGGAGGCactaatttatttacatagcAATCATTGCATGCACCGTGACGTTAAGGGACACAATATTTTGCTTACCGAAGATGCACACGTCAAACTGGTTGATTTTGGCGTGTCTTCGCATCTCGTTGCTACCCTCGCCAGAAAAAATACCTCGGTTGGCACACCGTACTGGATGGCACCTGAG GTGATAGCTTGCGAACAACAACTTGATTCTTCTTACGATTCTCGATGCGACGTTTGGTCAGTTGGAATCACGGCAATCGAACTAGCAGAGGGCGATCCACCCCTATCTGAACTGCACCCTATGAGGGCACTCTTTCAAATCCCCAGAAATCCACCACCGTCCCTCAAGAATCCAGATATCCATTCTCCAGAGTTGGTCGACTTCATCACGGAATGTTTGGTGAAAGATCTCGAGCACAGGCCCTTTGCAAGCGAACTAAAAGAGCATCCTTTATTGATGAATATCGAGTCGAAAGCGGAAAAGATTAGAAACGAAATACAAGAGGAGATCCGACGTCAAAGAGCTGAAGGTAAAGTTCATAGACAGCCCGAAGTAACGACCAAACACGGCAAATTGAAGACCGATCGGAAAGCTAGACCAGAAAAGATGTATATGGACGACCTGGCTGCTTTGGACATGTTGTCGGAGGATGCAATCGTCGATCAGTTACAACACAGATATGAACAAACTcagatatatacttatatcgGAGATATACTTGTAGCTGTTAATCCTTTCACAAATTTGGGACTGTATACAGGCATC GAACAAAAGAGATACAAAGGCCAAGCAAGATCGGACAATCCACCTCACATTTTCGCCGTCGCCGATGCTGCGTATCAAGCACTGCTACATCAACGACAAAATCAAGCAATTGTAATTAGCGGGGAGTCAGGAGCAGGAAAAACAGAAAGTGCGAATTTGCTGCTGAAACAATTGGTTTACCTTAGCAAAGCTCCTAATCGTAATTTGGAAGAAAGAATTCTTCAGATAAATCCGATAATGGAAGCTTTCGGTAATGCGACTACTGGGATTAACGCAAATTCATCGAGATTTGGCAAATATCTTGACTTAACCATGACTAAAGGTGGTAAAGTCACTGGTGCCAGAATATACGTGTATTTGTTAGAGCAATCTCGCGTTGTAGCTCAAGCTGA AGGTGAACGCAATTTCCATATATTTTACTACATGTACGATGGTCTGGAGGCAGACAATCGTCTTTCAGAATTCTACCTGGATTCGAACCTTCGAAAGCATCATCGATATTTGACAGATCAGAGTCAAACATCTCAAACGCATATCGataaatttcaacaactaaAAGTCGGTTTTAAATTACTGGGATTTCAAGATAGCGAAGTGGACATAGTATATCGTATTCTGGCTGCGATACTTCATCTGGGCGATATCGAGTTTGGTGAAGTAGCCAGCGAGGATAATACCGATAACAAAAGCCGCGTGATTGATACAACACCTTTACACAGAG TTTCGCAATTACTCGGTGTGGAAGAAAATGATCTTTTAGAAGCATTGACATCAAATTCCGTTATGACCAGGGGAGAAACAATCACGCGTAACAATACGGTAGCCGAAGCGTGTGCGGCTAGAGACGCGATGGCAAAAGGATTGTATGGTCGATTGTTCGACTGGATGGTCAATCAAATCAACTGTTTACTATGTTTCAATCGTTCACCGAATTACGAACCGCTGGCAATCGGCCTGCTGGATATATTTGGCTTCGAAAATTTTCCGAGGAACTCCTTCGAGCAACTCTGCATCAACATCGCCAACGAACAGATACAATATTACTTCAATCAACATATTTTCACCTGGGAGCAACAGGAATATATGGCGGAAGGAATACCGGTAGATTTGGTCGAGTTCTCTGACAACAGACCCGTTTTAGATATGTTACTCAGCAAACCTATGGGACTTTTGGCTTTATTAGACGAAGAAAGTCGATTTCCCAGAGCCACCAATAAATCCCTAATCG AGAAATTTCACAACAACATCAAGTCCAAGTTCTACGTAAGGCCAAAATCGGACGCAGTTTGTTTCGCAGTCCATCATTTTGCGGGTCGCGTAGTTTACCAAGCGGATGGCTTCTTAGAAAAGAACAGGAATTTCCTACCTCCTGAAGTAATCCAGCTGATCAGGCAATCTCAGTACGATATGGTCCGTTTCTTGTTTCAATGTCCGATCACGAAAACTGGCAACTTGTATTCGGCTGTTCACGAGACTGATTCGAAAAAATTGTCACAGTCGAATCAGAATACGAAG GAACGGTACTCCAGTCGGGGGTTGGCGTCACAATCCAGAGCTCAACAAACCGTAGCAACTTACTTCCGTTACTCCCTTATGGACTTACTCCAAAAGATGGTGTCTGGGTCGCCACAGTTCGTACGATGCATAAAACCGAATGACTCTAAGAGCCCACGATTCTTCGATAAAGAGAAAGTCGTGAAACAATTGAGATATACCGGGGTCTTGGAGACAATAAGGATCAGACAAAATGGATTTTCGCATAGAATATCGTTCAACGAATTTCTAAAAAG ATATTGTTTCTTAGCATTTGGATACGACGAACGTGTGGTAGCGAATCGCGACAATTGCCGTCTCTTCCTGATCCGTTTGAAAATGGACGGATGGGCATTGGGCAGAACAAAAGTTTTCTTGAAATACTATCACGTCGAGTTCCTTTCGAAGATGTACGAGGAACAGCTGAAGAAAATCATTATGGTTCAATCGTGTGTTCGTCGATGGCTCGCTAGGATCAGATTTAAGAAGCAAAAATGGCAATTCGCCGTGTCTGTTGTAACACTACAACGTCATATTCGTGGCTGGCTGTCGCGGAAGCACTTTTTAGAGGAAATGAggaagaaacaagaagaagaagaagcaacTGTTCTACAAAAAATGCAGG AGGAACAGAAAGAGAAGGTGGAGATTGAGAAGCAGACAGAAGAAGACGAGGAAGATGGAACTACGAAAGAAGAGTTGAAGGAAGATGATGCTGCAGCTATCATACAAAGTC ATTTCAGAGGATACACAATTCGCAAACGCTTTGGACCTGAACTGGAAGAACATTTCAAGAAGATCTTGAACAACTACGATGATAAATTTGAGGCACATAAAGCGTTACTGCGCGAAGGTTTAAAGAACGAAGAAGCAGCGTTTATAGTCCAACGGTGGTACAAAAAGGAGAAagtgaaaaaaaggaaacctCCGACAAAAGATCCGGTACATCATAAATTAAGGCAAGCTGATCTCATACAATTTTCTCAAAAC GTTCATATGAAAAACCAAGAAGTGCACAAGAATCTACGTCACAATAAGCCAGGAGTGCGATTAAACGAGATAGAAGAACCACCACCGGATTATGTTCGACCCGAAGGATTCAACATGGTGCAGCCGATCATACAATATCGAAGTGGCAATCAAGTGGATGGAGAGGAAACGATCAAGTACTACCGTGACTTGAAGGATGAGATGAGCAG TGGTTCGGActtcgaagaagaagaagttgGCTGGGACTTACCGTTGATACAGCTAGAAAATGACCTTCACCCATTGACGAG GAGTCGAATTGGGCAGATTCTGGAAGTGAATACCGAGAGGAGAGAACGTTTGGAAGCTCAGGGAGACTTTGCGATAGCTTCGGAACAACAACTTTCGGATATATGGCACAAAGCTTTGAGAAATCCGAGCGAGGATCAGCAACAAGAGAACTCGGGCAGAGTGGG TACAAGGACTAATCACACGGCTAGCAAAGACTTGCGGTTCCCTGAAAGATATTCGCGCTGTAAACAACCTACAGTCGACTCTTCGAATATCAACCATTCAAATGGCCTACGATTCAAATACATCGACAGATACAACGGTGTAAATGACCGTCAACAATCTATCAGTGGTCAGCAGCAGCGTATCGTCAATGGACATCATGCTGCAAATGCTCATCAGAACCTGTTTAAGGGAGGTCATAATTTTACAAACGGACGATCGGCGTTTGTTAACGGGCACGTCCCTCTAAATAATTATCACGGCCCCGCGAGCGGACACGAAACCACAATCAATAGCCATTCAAACTCGGTTAATGAACATTCATCGGCGAACAATTTGGTCAAAGTTAATGGACACCCACTTTGCAGTAACGGATACCGAAATATCATTAGTGGTTGTGAAAATGGTCTGTTCATAAATAAAATGGTCGTGGGAGATGATTTGATCAAACCTTCGAAATTAAACAATGGTCttaagaataatataaatggTCATGTAAAGGAGATACAGCCTACGAAAAAAAATGACAATTTAAGAAAACATCGATCACCTGGCGTAGACAGCAAAAAGGGAATTGACCGATTGGTTAATTGTCAGAACGCCATCAATGGTCGATTAGCTGCGAGAAAAGATTTGGGTAAGGATACGTTTGGGATCCCAGCTGATCTCAGACAAATCCTCAAACCTACTATCGTCGTTCAGAAGCAACGAGAAATCTTTAAGGTAGATTACGATCCAGAAGATATCAATGGACCGTATAATTTCCGGCAGCTATTGAGACCAGCTGAATACCTTCCTACGGAATCTTTAAGAAAAAGGAAGGGCGGCAGCTTAGCTTGCAACGGAGTTTCGGTATCAAAGGACAAGGTTACTGAGAAACACGTGAAAAGAAGAGCACCGCTCGCACCAAATCAAAATAAGCTCGTTAACGCGAAAAAATAA
- the LOC126872933 gene encoding myosin-IIIb-like isoform X2 has product MGDIIEMTGGGTNMAYHGLSQHVNFDVIPDPGDRFVLEELIGEGTYGEVYSAYCNESGNKVAIKILENVADNIEEIEEEYLVLRDLSHHPNIPLFRGLFLKRAKPAQEEDQLWFVMELCTGGSVTDLVQGLKRKGRRLTDDQIGYILAETVEALIYLHSNHCMHRDVKGHNILLTEDAHVKLVDFGVSSHLVATLARKNTSVGTPYWMAPEVIACEQQLDSSYDSRCDVWSVGITAIELAEGDPPLSELHPMRALFQIPRNPPPSLKNPDIHSPELVDFITECLVKDLEHRPFASELKEHPLLMNIESKAEKIRNEIQEEIRRQRAEGKVHRQPEVTTKHGKLKTDRKARPEKMYMDDLAALDMLSEDAIVDQLQHRYEQTQIYTYIGDILVAVNPFTNLGLYTGIEQKRYKGQARSDNPPHIFAVADAAYQALLHQRQNQAIVISGESGAGKTESANLLLKQLVYLSKAPNRNLEERILQINPIMEAFGNATTGINANSSRFGKYLDLTMTKGGKVTGARIYVYLLEQSRVVAQAEGERNFHIFYYMYDGLEADNRLSEFYLDSNLRKHHRYLTDQSQTSQTHIDKFQQLKVGFKLLGFQDSEVDIVYRILAAILHLGDIEFGEVASEDNTDNKSRVIDTTPLHRVSQLLGVEENDLLEALTSNSVMTRGETITRNNTVAEACAARDAMAKGLYGRLFDWMVNQINCLLCFNRSPNYEPLAIGLLDIFGFENFPRNSFEQLCINIANEQIQYYFNQHIFTWEQQEYMAEGIPVDLVEFSDNRPVLDMLLSKPMGLLALLDEESRFPRATNKSLIEKFHNNIKSKFYVRPKSDAVCFAVHHFAGRVVYQADGFLEKNRNFLPPEVIQLIRQSQYDMVRFLFQCPITKTGNLYSAVHETDSKKLSQSNQNTKERYSSRGLASQSRAQQTVATYFRYSLMDLLQKMVSGSPQFVRCIKPNDSKSPRFFDKEKVVKQLRYTGVLETIRIRQNGFSHRISFNEFLKRYCFLAFGYDERVVANRDNCRLFLIRLKMDGWALGRTKVFLKYYHVEFLSKMYEEQLKKIIMVQSCVRRWLARIRFKKQKWQFAVSVVTLQRHIRGWLSRKHFLEEMRKKQEEEEATVLQKMQEEQKEKVEIEKQTEEDEEDGTTKEELKEDDAAAIIQNFRGYTIRKRFGPELEEHFKKILNNYDDKFEAHKALLREGLKNEEAAFIVQRWYKKEKVKKRKPPTKDPVHHKLRQADLIQFSQNVHMKNQEVHKNLRHNKPGVRLNEIEEPPPDYVRPEGFNMVQPIIQYRSGNQVDGEETIKYYRDLKDEMSSGSDFEEEEVGWDLPLIQLENDLHPLTRSRIGQILEVNTERRERLEAQGDFAIASEQQLSDIWHKALRNPSEDQQQENSGRVGTRTNHTASKDLRFPERYSRCKQPTVDSSNINHSNGLRFKYIDRYNGVNDRQQSISGQQQRIVNGHHAANAHQNLFKGGHNFTNGRSAFVNGHVPLNNYHGPASGHETTINSHSNSVNEHSSANNLVKVNGHPLCSNGYRNIISGCENGLFINKMVVGDDLIKPSKLNNGLKNNINGHVKEIQPTKKNDNLRKHRSPGVDSKKGIDRLVNCQNAINGRLAARKDLGKDTFGIPADLRQILKPTIVVQKQREIFKVDYDPEDINGPYNFRQLLRPAEYLPTESLRKRKGGSLACNGVSVSKDKVTEKHVKRRAPLAPNQNKLVNAKK; this is encoded by the exons ATGGGTGATATAATTG AAATGACCGGTGGTGGGACCAATATGGCGTACCACGGTCTGAGTCAGCACGTAAATTTTGACGTGATACCAGATCCTGGAGATCGCTTCGTCTTGGAAGAATTAATCGGAGAAGGAACCTATGGAGAGGTTTACAGTGCGTATTGCAACGAATCTGGCAATAAAgttgcaattaaaattttggAGAACGTCGCCGACAATATCGAGGAAATCGAAGAAGAGTATCTGGTGCTGAGAGACTTAAGCCACCATCCTAATATTCCTCTCTTTCGTGGTTTGTTCTTGAAAAGAGCTAAACCTGCTCAAGAAGAGGATCAATTATGGTTTGTCATGGAG TTGTGCACCGGAGGGTCAGTGACCGATCTCGTTCAAGGCctgaaaagaaaaggaaggcGCCTAACGGACGACCAAATAGGTTATATCCTCGCAGAAACGGTGGAGGCactaatttatttacatagcAATCATTGCATGCACCGTGACGTTAAGGGACACAATATTTTGCTTACCGAAGATGCACACGTCAAACTGGTTGATTTTGGCGTGTCTTCGCATCTCGTTGCTACCCTCGCCAGAAAAAATACCTCGGTTGGCACACCGTACTGGATGGCACCTGAG GTGATAGCTTGCGAACAACAACTTGATTCTTCTTACGATTCTCGATGCGACGTTTGGTCAGTTGGAATCACGGCAATCGAACTAGCAGAGGGCGATCCACCCCTATCTGAACTGCACCCTATGAGGGCACTCTTTCAAATCCCCAGAAATCCACCACCGTCCCTCAAGAATCCAGATATCCATTCTCCAGAGTTGGTCGACTTCATCACGGAATGTTTGGTGAAAGATCTCGAGCACAGGCCCTTTGCAAGCGAACTAAAAGAGCATCCTTTATTGATGAATATCGAGTCGAAAGCGGAAAAGATTAGAAACGAAATACAAGAGGAGATCCGACGTCAAAGAGCTGAAGGTAAAGTTCATAGACAGCCCGAAGTAACGACCAAACACGGCAAATTGAAGACCGATCGGAAAGCTAGACCAGAAAAGATGTATATGGACGACCTGGCTGCTTTGGACATGTTGTCGGAGGATGCAATCGTCGATCAGTTACAACACAGATATGAACAAACTcagatatatacttatatcgGAGATATACTTGTAGCTGTTAATCCTTTCACAAATTTGGGACTGTATACAGGCATC GAACAAAAGAGATACAAAGGCCAAGCAAGATCGGACAATCCACCTCACATTTTCGCCGTCGCCGATGCTGCGTATCAAGCACTGCTACATCAACGACAAAATCAAGCAATTGTAATTAGCGGGGAGTCAGGAGCAGGAAAAACAGAAAGTGCGAATTTGCTGCTGAAACAATTGGTTTACCTTAGCAAAGCTCCTAATCGTAATTTGGAAGAAAGAATTCTTCAGATAAATCCGATAATGGAAGCTTTCGGTAATGCGACTACTGGGATTAACGCAAATTCATCGAGATTTGGCAAATATCTTGACTTAACCATGACTAAAGGTGGTAAAGTCACTGGTGCCAGAATATACGTGTATTTGTTAGAGCAATCTCGCGTTGTAGCTCAAGCTGA AGGTGAACGCAATTTCCATATATTTTACTACATGTACGATGGTCTGGAGGCAGACAATCGTCTTTCAGAATTCTACCTGGATTCGAACCTTCGAAAGCATCATCGATATTTGACAGATCAGAGTCAAACATCTCAAACGCATATCGataaatttcaacaactaaAAGTCGGTTTTAAATTACTGGGATTTCAAGATAGCGAAGTGGACATAGTATATCGTATTCTGGCTGCGATACTTCATCTGGGCGATATCGAGTTTGGTGAAGTAGCCAGCGAGGATAATACCGATAACAAAAGCCGCGTGATTGATACAACACCTTTACACAGAG TTTCGCAATTACTCGGTGTGGAAGAAAATGATCTTTTAGAAGCATTGACATCAAATTCCGTTATGACCAGGGGAGAAACAATCACGCGTAACAATACGGTAGCCGAAGCGTGTGCGGCTAGAGACGCGATGGCAAAAGGATTGTATGGTCGATTGTTCGACTGGATGGTCAATCAAATCAACTGTTTACTATGTTTCAATCGTTCACCGAATTACGAACCGCTGGCAATCGGCCTGCTGGATATATTTGGCTTCGAAAATTTTCCGAGGAACTCCTTCGAGCAACTCTGCATCAACATCGCCAACGAACAGATACAATATTACTTCAATCAACATATTTTCACCTGGGAGCAACAGGAATATATGGCGGAAGGAATACCGGTAGATTTGGTCGAGTTCTCTGACAACAGACCCGTTTTAGATATGTTACTCAGCAAACCTATGGGACTTTTGGCTTTATTAGACGAAGAAAGTCGATTTCCCAGAGCCACCAATAAATCCCTAATCG AGAAATTTCACAACAACATCAAGTCCAAGTTCTACGTAAGGCCAAAATCGGACGCAGTTTGTTTCGCAGTCCATCATTTTGCGGGTCGCGTAGTTTACCAAGCGGATGGCTTCTTAGAAAAGAACAGGAATTTCCTACCTCCTGAAGTAATCCAGCTGATCAGGCAATCTCAGTACGATATGGTCCGTTTCTTGTTTCAATGTCCGATCACGAAAACTGGCAACTTGTATTCGGCTGTTCACGAGACTGATTCGAAAAAATTGTCACAGTCGAATCAGAATACGAAG GAACGGTACTCCAGTCGGGGGTTGGCGTCACAATCCAGAGCTCAACAAACCGTAGCAACTTACTTCCGTTACTCCCTTATGGACTTACTCCAAAAGATGGTGTCTGGGTCGCCACAGTTCGTACGATGCATAAAACCGAATGACTCTAAGAGCCCACGATTCTTCGATAAAGAGAAAGTCGTGAAACAATTGAGATATACCGGGGTCTTGGAGACAATAAGGATCAGACAAAATGGATTTTCGCATAGAATATCGTTCAACGAATTTCTAAAAAG ATATTGTTTCTTAGCATTTGGATACGACGAACGTGTGGTAGCGAATCGCGACAATTGCCGTCTCTTCCTGATCCGTTTGAAAATGGACGGATGGGCATTGGGCAGAACAAAAGTTTTCTTGAAATACTATCACGTCGAGTTCCTTTCGAAGATGTACGAGGAACAGCTGAAGAAAATCATTATGGTTCAATCGTGTGTTCGTCGATGGCTCGCTAGGATCAGATTTAAGAAGCAAAAATGGCAATTCGCCGTGTCTGTTGTAACACTACAACGTCATATTCGTGGCTGGCTGTCGCGGAAGCACTTTTTAGAGGAAATGAggaagaaacaagaagaagaagaagcaacTGTTCTACAAAAAATGCAGG AGGAACAGAAAGAGAAGGTGGAGATTGAGAAGCAGACAGAAGAAGACGAGGAAGATGGAACTACGAAAGAAGAGTTGAAGGAAGATGATGCTGCAGCTATCATACAAA ATTTCAGAGGATACACAATTCGCAAACGCTTTGGACCTGAACTGGAAGAACATTTCAAGAAGATCTTGAACAACTACGATGATAAATTTGAGGCACATAAAGCGTTACTGCGCGAAGGTTTAAAGAACGAAGAAGCAGCGTTTATAGTCCAACGGTGGTACAAAAAGGAGAAagtgaaaaaaaggaaacctCCGACAAAAGATCCGGTACATCATAAATTAAGGCAAGCTGATCTCATACAATTTTCTCAAAAC GTTCATATGAAAAACCAAGAAGTGCACAAGAATCTACGTCACAATAAGCCAGGAGTGCGATTAAACGAGATAGAAGAACCACCACCGGATTATGTTCGACCCGAAGGATTCAACATGGTGCAGCCGATCATACAATATCGAAGTGGCAATCAAGTGGATGGAGAGGAAACGATCAAGTACTACCGTGACTTGAAGGATGAGATGAGCAG TGGTTCGGActtcgaagaagaagaagttgGCTGGGACTTACCGTTGATACAGCTAGAAAATGACCTTCACCCATTGACGAG GAGTCGAATTGGGCAGATTCTGGAAGTGAATACCGAGAGGAGAGAACGTTTGGAAGCTCAGGGAGACTTTGCGATAGCTTCGGAACAACAACTTTCGGATATATGGCACAAAGCTTTGAGAAATCCGAGCGAGGATCAGCAACAAGAGAACTCGGGCAGAGTGGG TACAAGGACTAATCACACGGCTAGCAAAGACTTGCGGTTCCCTGAAAGATATTCGCGCTGTAAACAACCTACAGTCGACTCTTCGAATATCAACCATTCAAATGGCCTACGATTCAAATACATCGACAGATACAACGGTGTAAATGACCGTCAACAATCTATCAGTGGTCAGCAGCAGCGTATCGTCAATGGACATCATGCTGCAAATGCTCATCAGAACCTGTTTAAGGGAGGTCATAATTTTACAAACGGACGATCGGCGTTTGTTAACGGGCACGTCCCTCTAAATAATTATCACGGCCCCGCGAGCGGACACGAAACCACAATCAATAGCCATTCAAACTCGGTTAATGAACATTCATCGGCGAACAATTTGGTCAAAGTTAATGGACACCCACTTTGCAGTAACGGATACCGAAATATCATTAGTGGTTGTGAAAATGGTCTGTTCATAAATAAAATGGTCGTGGGAGATGATTTGATCAAACCTTCGAAATTAAACAATGGTCttaagaataatataaatggTCATGTAAAGGAGATACAGCCTACGAAAAAAAATGACAATTTAAGAAAACATCGATCACCTGGCGTAGACAGCAAAAAGGGAATTGACCGATTGGTTAATTGTCAGAACGCCATCAATGGTCGATTAGCTGCGAGAAAAGATTTGGGTAAGGATACGTTTGGGATCCCAGCTGATCTCAGACAAATCCTCAAACCTACTATCGTCGTTCAGAAGCAACGAGAAATCTTTAAGGTAGATTACGATCCAGAAGATATCAATGGACCGTATAATTTCCGGCAGCTATTGAGACCAGCTGAATACCTTCCTACGGAATCTTTAAGAAAAAGGAAGGGCGGCAGCTTAGCTTGCAACGGAGTTTCGGTATCAAAGGACAAGGTTACTGAGAAACACGTGAAAAGAAGAGCACCGCTCGCACCAAATCAAAATAAGCTCGTTAACGCGAAAAAATAA